One genomic segment of Ignavibacteriota bacterium includes these proteins:
- a CDS encoding lipocalin family protein, translating into MKKQNFTYILILLFAAIIIISCSDDKSSTEPELVIDQALVGTWDLTKIIAKLGTSNLEITPEQAGYSVTAIFKDDLTFQSTTTESDSVTVDTGTWGTKDGTLTITINGEEPEFSPYVVEGNVATLESTVPYQGFEIDATLEFTKQ; encoded by the coding sequence ATGAAGAAACAAAATTTCACATACATTTTAATTTTATTATTTGCCGCAATAATAATAATTTCGTGCAGTGATGATAAATCATCAACCGAGCCGGAATTAGTTATTGATCAAGCTTTAGTGGGAACTTGGGATTTAACAAAAATTATAGCAAAACTCGGAACTTCAAATTTAGAAATAACTCCGGAACAAGCGGGATATTCAGTTACGGCAATATTTAAAGATGATCTTACATTCCAATCAACTACCACAGAAAGTGATTCTGTAACCGTTGATACCGGAACTTGGGGAACAAAAGACGGCACACTTACAATAACAATTAACGGAGAAGAACCGGAATTTTCGCCTTATGTAGTTGAGGGAAATGTTGCAACACTTGAATCTACTGTTCCATATCAAGGTTTTGAAATTGATGCAACTTTGGAATTTACAAAACAATAG
- a CDS encoding TonB-dependent receptor: MKNFYFLIILLVSENLFAQFGSIKGKVTDNSNLPLLGANIIIEGTLIGVATDENGFFNIPKIKNGNYFLTASIVGFTKFKSEQIFVNNNTFEINIKLTPTSYQFDQLIISANKFGQDLREISSSSYILDSKIFAEKNYQKVDDAFRYVPGITMTQDQISIRGSSGYSRGAGTRVLVAIDGIPVYTPDTGEIIWELIPVNEIERIEILKGSSSSLYGSSAIGGIINIITNKISTNPLTLIKLEGGIYSSPSHDEWKWTNKTLSFNRQSISHSRSIGNLNLSASLSRFEDLSYRKNDDQIRYSAFLKADYNFSENTSLSFWGTGYTREKSTFIYWKDLQNALVPADADLGQAVNSDRTIVGLKFNHIYDENLSISFVPSAYISFWKDQSESSNKSSSQLYRNELRINYKFSDAINLVSGVEHQYNKVGSTIFGNRTSNSFGIFFQLDFKLFERLNLSTGLRYDNSKLENLENENSLSPKLGLNYKIDDNTFVRASFGKGFRTPSLAEAFTSTTTSSVTVKPNPNLNSETSLSFETGINTNIFDPINLDLAIFNNEYYEMIEPSFDSFGDIIFKNLTRARIQGFEIVSSTKLFSENLSLKFGYNYLWAIDIENNEFLKYRPKNSIIGGIDFKKDFFESGIDFRYLSRVEKIDNEFVDLGLAPDGDKRVEIFVIDARVGVNLFQINLPGRIFFSISNLLNYNYVELIGNLAPVRNFSLSTEIIF; the protein is encoded by the coding sequence ATGAAAAATTTTTATTTTCTAATAATATTGTTAGTTTCAGAAAATTTATTTGCTCAATTCGGAAGCATAAAAGGAAAAGTTACTGATAATTCAAACCTTCCGTTGTTGGGCGCAAATATTATTATTGAAGGAACTTTAATTGGAGTTGCAACTGATGAAAATGGATTTTTTAATATCCCCAAAATAAAAAATGGAAATTATTTTTTAACTGCAAGCATTGTGGGATTTACAAAATTCAAATCAGAACAAATTTTTGTTAACAATAATACTTTTGAAATTAATATTAAACTTACGCCAACGAGTTACCAATTCGATCAATTAATAATTTCCGCAAATAAATTTGGACAAGATTTACGAGAAATTTCATCAAGCAGTTATATTCTTGATTCAAAAATTTTTGCCGAAAAAAATTATCAAAAAGTTGATGATGCATTTCGTTATGTCCCCGGAATTACAATGACGCAAGATCAAATAAGCATAAGGGGATCAAGCGGATACAGCCGCGGTGCCGGAACAAGAGTTCTTGTAGCAATTGATGGAATTCCCGTTTACACTCCGGATACTGGGGAAATTATTTGGGAATTAATTCCCGTAAATGAAATTGAGCGAATTGAAATTCTTAAAGGTTCTTCAAGTTCGTTATACGGTTCTTCTGCAATCGGAGGAATTATAAATATTATCACAAATAAAATTTCTACAAATCCATTAACATTAATAAAATTAGAAGGTGGAATTTATTCTAGTCCTTCACATGATGAATGGAAATGGACCAATAAAACATTGAGCTTTAACCGGCAATCAATTTCTCACTCAAGATCAATTGGAAATTTAAATTTATCTGCGTCACTTTCTAGATTTGAAGATTTGAGTTACAGAAAAAATGACGATCAAATTAGATATTCTGCATTTCTAAAAGCCGATTATAATTTTTCCGAAAATACTTCTCTTTCATTTTGGGGAACAGGATACACACGCGAAAAAAGTACATTTATTTATTGGAAAGATTTGCAAAATGCTTTAGTTCCGGCTGATGCAGATTTGGGTCAAGCAGTAAATTCCGATCGAACAATTGTCGGCCTAAAATTCAATCACATTTATGATGAAAATTTATCGATAAGTTTTGTACCAAGCGCATACATTAGTTTCTGGAAAGATCAATCGGAAAGCAGCAATAAATCTTCAAGCCAATTATATAGAAATGAATTAAGAATTAATTACAAATTTTCTGATGCAATAAATTTGGTTTCCGGAGTTGAACATCAGTATAATAAAGTTGGCTCAACAATTTTTGGAAACAGAACTTCAAATTCATTTGGAATTTTTTTTCAATTAGATTTTAAATTATTTGAAAGATTAAATTTATCAACGGGATTAAGATATGATAATTCCAAACTTGAAAATTTAGAAAACGAAAATTCTCTTTCTCCAAAATTAGGACTGAATTATAAAATTGATGATAATACATTTGTCAGAGCTTCATTCGGGAAAGGATTTAGAACACCTTCACTCGCGGAAGCTTTTACTTCAACAACCACAAGCAGCGTAACGGTTAAACCGAATCCAAATTTAAATTCCGAAACAAGTTTATCTTTTGAAACCGGAATAAACACAAATATTTTTGATCCGATAAATCTTGATTTGGCAATATTTAATAATGAATATTATGAAATGATTGAACCTTCATTTGATAGCTTCGGAGATATAATTTTTAAAAATCTCACTCGGGCAAGAATTCAAGGATTTGAAATAGTTTCTTCAACAAAATTATTTTCGGAAAATTTGAGTTTGAAATTTGGTTATAACTATTTGTGGGCAATCGATATTGAGAATAATGAATTTTTAAAGTACAGACCTAAAAATTCTATAATTGGCGGAATAGATTTTAAAAAAGATTTTTTTGAATCCGGAATTGATTTTAGATATTTGAGCAGAGTTGAAAAAATTGATAATGAGTTTGTAGATTTAGGCTTGGCTCCCGATGGCGACAAACGAGTAGAAATTTTTGTAATTGATGCTCGGGTTGGAGTAAATCTTTTTCAAATAAATTTACCCGGCAGAATATTTTTTAGTATATCAAATTTGTTGAATTATAATTACGTGGAGCTAATTGGTAATTTAGCTCCAGTAAGAAATTTTTCTTTAAGCACAGAAATTATTTTTTAG
- a CDS encoding glucose-6-phosphate isomerase, whose amino-acid sequence MKNASVKYFLNNYDQEINKSIQKLVDEKIVKRIWEKDFTVWSNSPKEVTNRLDWLFSADETLSHLEEINSFVNEIKLEGFTHALLLGMGGSSLAPEVFSFSFGTKKNFLIMKVLDSTDPDAIFNFTQNLDPEKTLYIVSTKSGGTIETLSFFKYFFTFCQNKLGTEKVSRHFIAITDPGSGLEQMAQQLNFRKIFVNNPNIGGRYSVLSFFGTVPAALIGIDLNKFLGNAKLVVEDSKNEKNTSAEIGVIIGELAKLGRDKLTFVYSEKIISFGTWVEQLIAESTGKNGVGILPIESKSLKSPEFYTNDRVFVYTHFDNENSNSEKIEKLKNAGHPIIEIILNDEYNLGGEFFRWEFATAVSGWVLGIQPFDQPNVESAKIEAKAMINNYLEKGDLPQLNFAIEENGIKLSGNTNQQNLKNAINEFLENLNEEKYNYVSIHAYVKPAENTKNTLQNLRTKIQKKYKAAVTIGYGPRFLHSTGQLHKGDGGNGLFIQFTSNRKEEVAIPKEIGKDESEFSFGVLIDAQLMGDRQALLNNNRKVITIHLGDNVSSNIDKIANLI is encoded by the coding sequence ATGAAAAATGCTTCAGTAAAATATTTTTTAAATAATTATGATCAAGAAATAAATAAATCAATTCAAAAATTGGTTGATGAGAAAATTGTAAAAAGAATTTGGGAAAAAGATTTTACAGTTTGGTCAAACTCACCTAAAGAAGTTACAAATAGACTTGATTGGTTATTCAGCGCAGACGAAACTTTATCACATCTTGAAGAAATAAATTCATTTGTAAACGAAATTAAATTAGAAGGATTTACACATGCTTTATTATTGGGAATGGGCGGTTCAAGTCTTGCGCCGGAAGTTTTTTCATTTTCATTTGGAACTAAAAAAAATTTTCTAATCATGAAAGTTTTAGACAGTACTGATCCCGATGCAATTTTTAATTTCACGCAAAATTTAGATCCGGAAAAAACTTTATATATTGTTTCAACAAAATCCGGCGGAACAATTGAGACTTTATCTTTCTTCAAATACTTTTTTACTTTTTGCCAAAATAAACTTGGTACAGAAAAGGTAAGCAGACATTTTATTGCAATTACAGATCCGGGCAGCGGACTTGAACAAATGGCACAGCAATTAAATTTCAGAAAAATATTTGTGAACAATCCCAATATTGGCGGAAGATATTCCGTGCTTTCGTTTTTTGGTACGGTTCCCGCCGCACTTATTGGAATTGATTTGAATAAATTTTTAGGAAATGCAAAACTTGTCGTTGAAGATTCTAAAAATGAAAAAAACACAAGTGCAGAAATTGGAGTAATTATCGGTGAGCTTGCAAAATTAGGAAGAGACAAACTTACTTTTGTTTATTCGGAAAAAATAATTTCATTCGGAACTTGGGTTGAACAATTAATTGCAGAAAGCACCGGAAAAAATGGAGTTGGAATTTTACCAATCGAAAGTAAAAGTTTGAAATCTCCAGAATTTTATACAAATGATAGAGTTTTTGTTTATACACATTTTGATAACGAAAATTCAAATTCTGAAAAAATAGAAAAACTTAAAAATGCCGGTCATCCGATTATTGAAATAATTTTAAATGATGAATATAATTTAGGCGGTGAATTTTTCAGATGGGAATTTGCAACGGCAGTTTCCGGTTGGGTTTTGGGAATTCAACCATTTGATCAACCAAATGTTGAATCTGCAAAAATTGAAGCAAAAGCAATGATTAATAATTATTTAGAAAAAGGTGACCTTCCTCAATTAAATTTTGCAATTGAAGAAAATGGAATTAAACTAAGCGGAAATACAAATCAGCAAAATCTAAAAAATGCTATAAATGAATTTTTAGAAAATTTGAATGAAGAAAAATATAATTATGTTTCAATTCATGCGTATGTTAAGCCAGCTGAAAATACAAAAAATACACTGCAAAATTTAAGAACAAAAATTCAGAAAAAGTACAAAGCTGCTGTAACTATTGGATATGGACCAAGATTTTTACATTCAACCGGACAATTACACAAAGGTGATGGAGGAAACGGTTTGTTCATACAATTTACTTCAAATCGAAAAGAAGAAGTTGCAATTCCAAAAGAAATTGGTAAAGATGAATCTGAATTTTCATTTGGAGTTTTAATTGATGCCCAGCTTATGGGAGACCGCCAAGCCTTATTAAATAATAATAGAAAAGTAATTACAATTCATTTGGGAGATAATGTAAGCTCGAATATTGATAAAATTGCAAATTTGATTTAA
- a CDS encoding serine acetyltransferase: protein MKTNFGKLSKTLIEIRKEHKVIKPIKVEAQKFINDLMQLLFPHFASDIYYSEQDIESKLTLLKRNLKSLLILLNNNSIENIDEICDNFFEKIYDINSELWNDAKAIYEGDPAAHNIDEVILAYPGFRAIAIYRFAHILFNLKVPILPRILTEYAHQETGIDIHPGAKIGHSFFIDHGTGIVIGETCEIGNNVKIYQGVTLGALSVDKNLAQTKRHPTICDNVIIYAQAVILGGNTVIGKNSIIGGNVWLTESVSENSIVYHKSEVRLRKSSEPEPLEFII from the coding sequence ATGAAAACAAATTTTGGCAAACTTTCAAAAACATTAATTGAAATTCGGAAAGAACATAAAGTTATAAAACCAATAAAAGTTGAAGCACAAAAATTTATAAACGATTTGATGCAACTACTTTTCCCTCATTTTGCTTCCGATATTTATTATTCTGAACAAGATATTGAAAGCAAATTAACTTTACTAAAACGAAATCTTAAATCACTTTTAATTTTGCTTAACAATAATTCCATCGAAAACATTGATGAAATATGTGATAATTTCTTCGAGAAAATTTATGATATTAATTCAGAATTGTGGAATGATGCAAAAGCAATTTATGAAGGAGATCCCGCTGCGCATAATATTGATGAAGTAATTTTAGCTTACCCGGGATTTAGAGCAATTGCAATTTATAGATTTGCGCATATTTTATTCAATCTAAAAGTTCCGATTCTACCAAGAATCTTAACTGAATATGCACATCAGGAAACTGGAATTGATATCCATCCCGGAGCAAAAATTGGTCATTCTTTTTTCATCGATCACGGAACCGGAATTGTAATTGGTGAAACTTGTGAAATTGGAAATAATGTAAAAATTTATCAAGGCGTAACTTTGGGTGCGTTAAGTGTTGATAAAAATTTAGCGCAGACTAAAAGACATCCAACAATTTGTGATAATGTAATTATTTATGCGCAAGCCGTAATTTTAGGCGGAAATACTGTGATTGGAAAAAATAGCATAATTGGCGGGAATGTTTGGTTGACCGAAAGTGTTTCGGAAAATTCAATAGTTTATCATAAAAGTGAAGTTCGATTAAGAAAATCAAGCGAACCGGAACCGCTGGAATTTATAATATGA
- the cysK gene encoding cysteine synthase A encodes MKAQNILQTIGNTPHLKINKLFGDKINVWIKLERANPGGSIKDRIALAMIEDAEQKGILKKNSIIVEPTSGNTGIGLAMVAAVKGYELILVMPESMSVERRKIMSAFGAKFELTPKEKGMNGAIEKAKEIANSNPNAWIPQQFENQANIDIHIRTTAQEILNDFSEGIDYLITGVGTGGHITGVAQVLKNKFPHLKVFAVEPVLSPVISGGKPGPHPIQGIGAGFIPKNLNTNLLDGVIQIEKEEAFEFAQRAAKEEGLFGGISSGATLAAINKKLSEIPKDSTVIGFNYDSGERYLSIADLY; translated from the coding sequence ATGAAAGCACAAAATATATTACAAACCATAGGAAATACACCTCACCTTAAAATAAATAAATTATTTGGCGATAAAATTAATGTTTGGATAAAACTGGAAAGAGCAAATCCCGGAGGTAGTATAAAAGATAGAATTGCTCTTGCAATGATTGAAGATGCTGAGCAAAAAGGAATCTTAAAAAAAAATAGTATAATTGTTGAACCGACTTCCGGCAATACCGGTATTGGTTTAGCAATGGTTGCCGCAGTTAAAGGTTACGAATTAATTTTAGTAATGCCGGAATCAATGAGTGTGGAAAGAAGAAAAATCATGTCGGCATTTGGTGCAAAATTTGAACTAACTCCAAAAGAAAAAGGAATGAACGGCGCAATTGAAAAAGCAAAAGAAATTGCAAACTCAAATCCCAATGCTTGGATTCCACAACAGTTTGAAAATCAAGCCAATATTGATATTCATATTAGAACAACGGCGCAAGAAATATTAAATGATTTTTCGGAAGGAATAGATTATTTAATTACCGGAGTTGGAACCGGCGGACATATAACCGGAGTAGCGCAAGTTTTAAAAAATAAATTTCCTCATTTAAAAGTTTTTGCTGTTGAACCAGTTTTATCCCCCGTAATTAGCGGTGGAAAACCCGGTCCACATCCAATTCAAGGAATTGGAGCTGGATTTATTCCAAAAAATTTGAACACAAATTTGTTGGATGGAGTAATTCAAATAGAAAAAGAAGAAGCTTTTGAGTTTGCGCAAAGAGCTGCAAAAGAAGAAGGTTTATTCGGCGGAATTTCATCCGGTGCAACTTTGGCGGCAATTAATAAAAAATTATCAGAAATCCCGAAAGACAGCACCGTTATTGGTTTTAATTATGATAGCGGCGAAAGATATTTATCCATTGCAGATTTGTATTAA
- a CDS encoding T9SS type A sorting domain-containing protein gives MSKLLKILFANILLISINIFAQYDSLYHNEIWRTYLTHLPPQYNSNEDKEYPLVLVMHGGFGNAYNIEEQSQFSNKADTAKFPFIVVYPEGVKSPINITTWNAGGCCGYSVNTNINDVDFISTLLDKIVSKYKIDKNRIYASGLSNGGMMSYRLAAELSNRIAAIAPVASVMVNENIFEPVNSIPIIHLHSFWDDSVPIEGGLGDGAANYEYPPLDSVLNIWANINNCIIIDTIFNESGKYLYKTWTNCNDEKNIELYITYDGGHSWPGGTAPRIGADPVSEQINATNLIWDFFLKHPKENPTNINLDEKLISSFELYQNYPNPFNPTTTIKYSIPSFSVISNEVRNLRDFSSQVYQTQLAPRNDNVKITLKVFDILGNQVSTLVNEKQSSGNYEIQFDGKTLPSGIYFYRLQFNNFSKTKSMLLLK, from the coding sequence ATGAGCAAACTTCTAAAAATACTCTTCGCAAATATTTTACTCATTTCAATAAATATTTTTGCACAATATGATTCTCTTTATCACAATGAAATTTGGCGAACTTATTTAACTCATCTTCCGCCTCAATATAATTCAAATGAAGATAAAGAATATCCGCTTGTCTTGGTTATGCATGGTGGATTTGGAAATGCTTACAATATTGAAGAACAATCACAATTTAGCAATAAAGCAGATACGGCAAAATTTCCTTTCATTGTTGTTTATCCGGAAGGAGTGAAAAGTCCGATAAACATTACAACTTGGAATGCCGGAGGCTGCTGCGGATATTCTGTAAATACAAACATTAATGATGTAGATTTTATTTCAACATTGTTAGACAAAATTGTAAGCAAATATAAAATAGATAAAAATAGAATTTATGCAAGCGGATTATCAAACGGCGGAATGATGAGTTATAGATTAGCTGCTGAATTAAGCAATAGAATTGCGGCAATCGCTCCGGTTGCTTCAGTTATGGTGAATGAAAATATTTTTGAACCGGTAAATTCAATTCCTATAATTCATTTGCATTCATTTTGGGATGACAGCGTTCCGATTGAAGGAGGTTTGGGAGACGGCGCCGCAAATTATGAATATCCACCTTTAGATTCGGTTTTAAATATTTGGGCTAATATTAATAATTGTATTATAATTGATACTATTTTTAATGAATCCGGAAAATATCTTTATAAAACTTGGACAAATTGCAATGATGAAAAAAATATTGAGTTATATATTACTTATGATGGCGGACATTCTTGGCCCGGAGGAACAGCTCCAAGAATTGGCGCAGATCCGGTTTCTGAACAGATAAATGCGACAAATTTAATTTGGGATTTTTTTCTAAAACATCCGAAAGAAAATCCGACAAATATTAATTTGGATGAAAAATTAATTTCAAGTTTTGAACTTTATCAAAATTATCCGAATCCGTTTAATCCTACAACAACAATAAAATATTCTATTCCATCTTTTTCTGTCATTTCGAACGAAGTGAGAAATCTCAGAGATTTCTCGTCGCAAGTTTACCAGACGCAGCTGGCTCCTCGAAATGACAATGTGAAAATAACTTTAAAGGTATTTGATATTTTAGGTAACCAAGTTTCAACTTTAGTAAATGAAAAACAAAGTTCCGGTAATTATGAAATTCAATTTGATGGAAAAACTTTACCAAGCGGAATTTATTTTTACAGATTACAATTCAATAATTTTTCTAAAACAAAATCTATGTTATTATTAAAGTAG
- a CDS encoding NAD(P)-binding domain-containing protein: MYEIIIIGAGPGGISLGVEAHNFGVSKEKILIIEKSAEHSFTIKKYYPDKKLVTANYKGFTPVCTGVMCLMDSTKHETISYLDKAIEENELNVHYIETVYKIEKIESDSSFKIYSDKNIYRSRIVAIAVGILGKPNKPDYKIPAELKEKVLFDLTTFEIKNSKVLVVGGGDSASEYCQFLSEDIENNEVYLSYRKNEFSRMNNINKQSLQTLAENRKVNLLLNSNINSVTSKENKPIANFAEENLGSIEFDYIVYALGGSTPENFLKTIGIEFIGPKPFLKEGYETNVSGLFLIGDLSAGQKGGSIIWAFNSANSAMQKICEKYLKCG; this comes from the coding sequence ATGTACGAAATAATAATAATCGGTGCCGGTCCCGGCGGAATTAGTTTGGGTGTTGAAGCACATAATTTTGGTGTGTCGAAAGAAAAAATTCTAATAATAGAAAAATCTGCGGAACATTCTTTTACAATAAAAAAATATTATCCTGATAAAAAATTAGTAACCGCAAATTATAAGGGTTTTACGCCGGTTTGTACGGGAGTAATGTGTTTAATGGATTCAACAAAACACGAAACAATTTCGTATTTGGATAAAGCGATTGAAGAAAATGAATTAAATGTTCATTACATTGAAACTGTTTACAAAATTGAGAAAATTGAATCCGATAGCTCGTTCAAAATTTATTCAGATAAAAATATTTATCGATCAAGAATTGTTGCAATAGCTGTTGGAATTTTAGGAAAACCAAATAAACCGGATTATAAAATTCCCGCCGAATTAAAAGAAAAAGTTTTGTTTGATTTAACAACTTTTGAAATAAAAAACTCAAAAGTTTTGGTAGTCGGCGGCGGAGATTCCGCTTCCGAATATTGCCAATTTTTATCTGAAGATATTGAAAATAACGAAGTTTATTTAAGTTATAGAAAGAATGAATTTTCGCGAATGAATAATATAAATAAGCAAAGTTTGCAAACTCTTGCCGAAAATAGAAAGGTAAATTTACTTCTAAACTCTAATATTAATTCTGTTACATCAAAAGAGAATAAACCAATTGCTAATTTTGCAGAAGAAAATTTGGGAAGTATTGAATTTGATTATATTGTTTATGCTTTAGGCGGAAGTACGCCGGAGAATTTCCTTAAAACTATCGGAATAGAATTTATAGGTCCCAAGCCATTTCTTAAAGAAGGATATGAAACCAATGTTTCCGGATTATTTTTAATTGGTGATTTAAGTGCGGGACAAAAAGGCGGATCAATAATTTGGGCATTTAATTCGGCAAATTCAGCAATGCAAAAAATCTGTGAAAAATATTTAAAATGTGGATAG